One genomic window of Oryctolagus cuniculus chromosome 11, mOryCun1.1, whole genome shotgun sequence includes the following:
- the MICALL1 gene encoding MICAL-like protein 1 produces the protein MAGPRGALLAWCRRQCEGYRGVEIRDLSSSFRDGLAFCAILHRHRPDLLDFDSLSKDNIFENNRLAFDVAERELGIPALLDPSDMVSMRVPDSLSIMTYVSQYYNHFAAPGQAGVSPPRRDPAASSPPALAPPTEEPGQETQVEQLSSGSLSEQGTHRTPSSTCAACRQHVHLVQRYLVEGRLYHRHCFRCRQCSSTLLPGAYRSGPEEGTFECAEHCARLGPGGRLGPRSGPPTQPRPPQTTEETQDGEAGSPGTCVAAGAEADEPKASPEARPQITAKPRVPSKSQELTSPLAGRPTPAPRKAPESPAPTPPTPRPRSSLQQDGSAEQAGSSGLVNGRLHEPPVPRPRGTPKLSERTPAPRKDPPWITLVQAEPKKKPAPLPPSGSPAPPRRGGQQGESGGVDEVAQQSPAAAQEPKPYNPFEEDEEQEQEQGEESSAAPSPGPAHPEATPKSLHPWYGITPTSSPKTKKRPAPRAPSASPLALHASRLSHSEPPSATPSPALSVESLSSESCSQSGRAQLLEPPAVPKSSSEPAVHAPGAPGNSANLSADSSLSSSGELAQPSVEQTPQAGPSLAPRTRGGPGPQPAKPSSGVTPTPLSVAGDRSPAPSPGTSSPQLQLKSSCKENPFNRKPSPAASPATKKATKGSKPVRPPAPGHGFPLIKRKVQADQHIPEEDIHGEMDTIERQLDALEHRGVALEERLRGGGSEGCEDDMLVDWFRLIHEKHLLVRRESELIYVFKQQHLEQRQADVEYELRCLLNKPEKDWTEEDRLREKVLMQELVTLIEQRNAIVNCLDEDRQREEEEDKMLEAMIRKKEFQREAEPESRKKGKFKTMKVLKLLGNKRAAKSQAPGDRS, from the exons AGATTTCGATTCACTTTCCAAAGACAACATCTTCGAGAATAACCGTCTG GCCTTCGACGTGGCTGAGAGAGAGTTGGGGATCCCCGCTCTGCTGGACCCCAGTGACATGGTCTCCATGCGCGTCCCCGACAGCCTCAGCATCATGACCTACGTGTCCCAGTATTACAACCACTTTGCTGCCCCTGGCCAAG CTGGCGTGTCACCCCCCAGAAGGGACCCGGCAGCCTCCTCTCCGCCGGCTCTAGCGCCCCCTACAGAGGAACCGGGACAGGAGACTCAG GTCGAGCAGCTCTCCTCGGGCAGCCTGTCGGAGCAGGGCACCCACCGGACTCCCAGCAGCACCTGCGCGGCCTGCCGGCAGCACGTGCACCTGGTGCAGCGGTACCTGGTGGAGGGCAGGCTCTACCATCGGCACTGCTTCCG GTGTCGGCAGTGTTCCAGCACCCTGCTCCCCGGGGCTTACAGGAGCGGGCCTGAGGAGGGCACCTTCGAGTGTGCAGAACACTGTGCCAGGCTGGGCCCAGGAGGACGACTGGGACCCAGGTCCGGGCCACCCACACAGCCAAGGCCGCCGCAGACCACCGAAGAGACCCAGGATGGGGAGGCAGGCAGCCCCGGCACTTGCGTGGCTGCAGGGGCCGAAGCAGATGAGCCCAAAGCCAGCCCCGAGGCCCGGCCCCAGATCACCGCCAAGCCCCGGGTTCCCAGCAAATCCCAGGAGCTGACCAGCCCCCTAGCCGGCCGCCCCACGCCCGCCCCTAGGAAGGCGCCTGAGAGCCCAGCCCCGACGCCGCCAACGCCCCGGCCCCGGTCCAGCCTCCAGCAGGACGGCTCGGCGGAGCAGGCTGGCAGCAGTGGCCTTGTGAACG GAAGACTGCACGAGCCCCCTGTCCCCAGGCCGAGGGGGACACCCAAGCTGTCAGAGAG GACGCCGGCCCCCAGGAAGGACCCCCCCTGGATCACACTGGTGCAGGCGGAGCCCAAGAAGAAGCCGGCACCCCTGCCCCCAAGCGGCAGCCCTGCACCACCAAGGCGCGGCGGCCAACAGGGGGAGAGCGGAGGTGTGGACGAGGTGGCCCAGCAGAGCCCTGCGGCTgcccaggagcccaagccctACAACCCCTTTGAGGAGGacgaggagcaggagcaggagcagggggaggagtcctcggcggcccccagccctggccctgcccacccaGAGGCCACACCCAAGTCCCTGCATCCCTGGTACGGCATCACCCCCACCAGCAGCCCCAAGACCAAGAAGCGCCCTGCCCCGCGAGCGCCCAGCGCGTCCCCGCTCG CTCTGCACGCCTCCCGCCTCTCGCACTCGGAGCCCCCATCGGCCACGCCGTCGCCCGCGCTCAGCGTGGAGAGCCTGTCGTCCGAGAGCTGCAGCcagagtggcagggcccagctgctAGAGCCTCCGGCTGTGCCCAAGAGCTCCTCGGAGCCTGCCGTGCACGCCCCCGGCGCCCCTGGCAACTCTGCCAACCTCTCCGCCGACtcctccctgtcttcctctgGGGAGCTGGCACAGCCCAGCGTGGAGCAGACGCCACAGGCTGGCCCCAGCCTTGCCCCCAGGACGCGGGGcggcccagggccccagccagcCAAGCCGAGCAGTGgcgtcacccccacccccctctcaGTGGCGGGAGACAGGAGCCCTGCGCCTTCGCCTGGAACCTCATCCCCCCAGCTGCAGCTCAAG TCTTCCTGCAAGGAGAATCCTTTTAACCGGAAGCCGTCCCCTGCCGCGTCCCCAGCCACCAAGAAGGCCACCAAAGGATCCAAGCCAGTGAGGCCACCTGCCCCGGGCCACGGCTTCCCACTCATCAAACGCAAG gtgcaggctgaCCAGCACATCCCCGAGGAGGACATCCACGGAGAGATGGACACCATCGAGCGCCAGCTGGATGCCCTGGAGCACCGCGGGGTCGCGCTGGAGGAGAGGCTGCGCGGTGGCGGGAGCG AGGGCTGTGAGGACGACATGCTGGTGGACTGGTTCAGGCTCATCCACGAGAAGCACCTGCTGGTGCGGCGGGAGTCGGAGCTCATCTACGT CTTCAAGCAGCAGCACCTGGAGCAGCGCCAGGCCGACGTGGAGTATGAGCTCCGCTGCCTCCTCAACAAGCCGG AGAAGGACTGGACGGAGGAGGACCGGCTGCGGGAGAAGGTGCTGATGCAGGAGCTTGTCACCCTCATCGAGCAGCGCAACGCCATCGTCAACTGCTTGGACGAGGACCGGCAGAG ggaggaagaggaagataaGATGTTGGAAGCCATGATCAGGAAGAAAG aGTTCCAGAGGGAGGCGGAGCCCgagagcaggaagaaggggaAGTTCAAGACCATGAAGGTGCTGAAGCTGCTAGGGAACAAGCGTGCCGCCAAGAGCCAGGCCCCCGGCGACAGGAGCTAG
- the C11H22orf23 gene encoding UPF0193 protein EVG1 isoform X2, whose translation MKHKDSMCTSPRVGGPPVASRETVEAVTKGAEPWRCPKPATYTPGTCELLRVMMKESKLTNFQQRHIRDTMKRGGALPLQCSPTSSQRGSPCKQPAPAIYLPPILAARTHLRPASLCQANGAYSREQFKPRATRDLEKEKRRLQDLFATGKDTEERRRKAPPARQDPGPELDRFEELVKEIQERREFLAAMEALGQGKQYRAIILAEISQKLREMEDIDRKRSEELRRAVAIA comes from the exons ATGAAGCATAAGGATTCGATGTGTACCAGCCCGCGTGTCGGG GGTCCTCCTGTGGCTTCGCGGGAGACGGTGGAGGCGGTGACCAAAGGAGCGGAGCCCTGGCGCTGCCCCAAGCCGGCCACGTACACCCCGGGGACCTGCGAGCTGCTCCGAG TGATGATGAAAGAATCCAAGCTGACCAACTTCCAGCAGCGCCACATCAGGGACACCATGAAAA GAGGGGGAGCCTTGCCCCTGCAGTGCAGCCCTACGTCCAGCCAGAGGGGCTCACCTTGCAAGCAGCCGGCCCCGGCCATCTACCTGCCCCCCATCCTGGCAGCCAGGACCCACCTGCGGCCCGCGAGCCTCTGCCAAGCCAACGGGGCCTACAGCCGGGAGCAGTTCAAGCCTCGGGCCACGA gagacctggagaaggagAAGCGGAGACTCCAAGACCTCTTTGCCACGGGGAAGGACACAGAGGAACGGAGGAGAAAGGCACCCCCGGCGCGGCAGGACCCGGGCCCCGAGCTGGACCGCTTTGAAGAAT TGGTGAAGGAAATCCAGGAGAGGAGAGAATTCCTGGCCGCCATGGAGGCCCTGGGACAGGGCAAGCAGTACCGAGCCATCATCCTCGCCGAGATCTCCCAG AAACTGCGGGAGATGGAAGACATTGACCGCAAGCGGAGCGAGGAGCTTCGGAGGGCTGTTGCCATCGCTTAG
- the C11H22orf23 gene encoding UPF0193 protein EVG1 isoform X1, producing MKHKDSMCTSPRVGGPPVASRETVEAVTKGAEPWRCPKPATYTPGTCELLRVMMKESKLTNFQQRHIRDTMKRGGALPLQCSPTSSQRGSPCKQPAPAIYLPPILAARTHLRPASLCQANGAYSREQFKPRATRDLEKEKRRLQDLFATGKDTEERRRKAPPARQDPGPELDRFEELVKEIQERREFLAAMEALGQGKQYRAIILAEISQVGDSIGEPHPSVGPETRGQAGRGQPRLSGPHSGPPSSSPDTSSLLPFAETAGDGRH from the exons ATGAAGCATAAGGATTCGATGTGTACCAGCCCGCGTGTCGGG GGTCCTCCTGTGGCTTCGCGGGAGACGGTGGAGGCGGTGACCAAAGGAGCGGAGCCCTGGCGCTGCCCCAAGCCGGCCACGTACACCCCGGGGACCTGCGAGCTGCTCCGAG TGATGATGAAAGAATCCAAGCTGACCAACTTCCAGCAGCGCCACATCAGGGACACCATGAAAA GAGGGGGAGCCTTGCCCCTGCAGTGCAGCCCTACGTCCAGCCAGAGGGGCTCACCTTGCAAGCAGCCGGCCCCGGCCATCTACCTGCCCCCCATCCTGGCAGCCAGGACCCACCTGCGGCCCGCGAGCCTCTGCCAAGCCAACGGGGCCTACAGCCGGGAGCAGTTCAAGCCTCGGGCCACGA gagacctggagaaggagAAGCGGAGACTCCAAGACCTCTTTGCCACGGGGAAGGACACAGAGGAACGGAGGAGAAAGGCACCCCCGGCGCGGCAGGACCCGGGCCCCGAGCTGGACCGCTTTGAAGAAT TGGTGAAGGAAATCCAGGAGAGGAGAGAATTCCTGGCCGCCATGGAGGCCCTGGGACAGGGCAAGCAGTACCGAGCCATCATCCTCGCCGAGATCTCCCAGGTAGGAGACAGCATCGGGGAGCCGCACCCAAGTGTGGGGCCAGAGACGCGAGGACAGGCGGGCCGGGGGCAGCCGCGGCTCTCGGGGCCACACTCTGGCCCCCCGAGCTCCAGCCCCGACACCAGCTCCCTGTTGCCCTTTGCAGAAACTGCGGGAGATGGAAGACATTGA